From one Flavobacterium kingsejongi genomic stretch:
- a CDS encoding IS256 family transposase yields the protein MIEDGKLPKDFAKQFKNKEDFHTFFQDLYKQGIEQLLQGELDAHLGYEKHNIDGYNTGNSRNGSFSKNIKSETLGNMVLAIPRDRNGEFEPQVIGKGQSMSEKIEDAILGMYSRGMTRSDIVEQVKEVYGISVSESTISTISDRILADVDLWTKRALEPQYLIVWMDAVHMKVRTDGKYENHAIYIVIGLKTDGKKEVLGMWLNKEESASFWMTVLSDIKSRGVKDILIACTDNLTGFTKAIRGVFPNTESQLCIVHQIRNSLKFVVVKDRKAFCSAMKEVYTAINQEEAVLALAEFKKNWEAKYKYAVCSWEKNWENLMPFLAYPAEIRKIMYTTNTIENLNRGIRKYTKTKVQFPDEKSVKKSVYLAIQNCEKSWINAIPSWGLIMNQFLVIFGERCNIKH from the coding sequence ATGATCGAAGATGGTAAATTACCCAAAGATTTTGCAAAGCAATTTAAAAACAAAGAAGACTTCCATACTTTTTTTCAAGACCTGTATAAACAAGGCATTGAACAGCTACTCCAGGGAGAATTGGATGCTCATCTGGGATATGAGAAGCATAATATTGACGGATACAATACAGGCAATAGCCGTAATGGTTCTTTCTCAAAGAATATAAAATCAGAGACTTTGGGCAATATGGTCCTGGCTATTCCCCGGGATAGAAATGGTGAATTCGAGCCTCAGGTCATCGGAAAAGGCCAATCGATGAGTGAAAAGATTGAAGATGCTATTTTAGGAATGTACAGTCGTGGAATGACCCGTAGTGATATTGTAGAACAAGTTAAAGAAGTTTATGGGATATCAGTAAGTGAGTCCACGATTTCGACCATCTCTGATAGAATACTGGCTGATGTTGATTTATGGACTAAAAGGGCTTTAGAACCACAGTATCTGATTGTTTGGATGGATGCTGTGCATATGAAAGTAAGAACAGATGGGAAATATGAAAACCATGCAATTTACATTGTAATCGGACTAAAAACAGATGGTAAGAAAGAAGTATTAGGAATGTGGCTAAATAAAGAAGAGTCGGCTTCATTTTGGATGACTGTACTCTCTGACATAAAATCTCGTGGAGTAAAGGATATTCTCATTGCCTGTACAGATAACCTTACCGGATTTACAAAAGCTATCAGAGGTGTTTTTCCAAATACAGAATCCCAGCTTTGCATTGTTCATCAAATAAGGAATAGCCTTAAGTTTGTAGTAGTTAAGGATAGAAAAGCATTTTGCAGTGCAATGAAAGAAGTATATACTGCAATAAATCAGGAAGAAGCCGTTTTAGCTCTGGCTGAATTTAAAAAAAACTGGGAAGCAAAATATAAATATGCCGTTTGCTCCTGGGAAAAGAATTGGGAAAATCTCATGCCTTTTTTGGCCTATCCTGCTGAAATCAGGAAAATAATGTACACCACAAATACAATAGAAAACTTAAACAGGGGAATTAGAAAATATACCAAAACAAAAGTGCAGTTCCCAGATGAAAAAAGCGTCAAGAAATCAGTCTATTTAGCAATACAAAATTGTGAAAAAAGCTGGATAAATGCAATACCAAGCTGGGGATTAATCATGAATCAGTTCTTGGTCATATTTGGAGAAAGGTGTAATATTAAACACTAA
- a CDS encoding PLP-dependent aminotransferase family protein: MKYKYETIADTLREEITGGKYKAGDKLPSVRELKSRHQSSVTTIQMVYESLIVQGLVESVPKSGYYVSEAIPPILPKHQAKKQLPDVFFRDNLAAITKHPEKQWAEFNVAMAGDLLVPQKLILRTMQHVIREKGTRLLRYYPSNGSEELRIQIAAQARQHAIFLNPENLIITDGALQALYIALSAVCMSNDIIAVESPCVFSVLEVIRMLGLSVIEIPVDPEKGFDIDFLEAAIKDTPVKAVVLTPNFHNPTGKMLSDTGKKKIIAIAVEHSIAIIENDIYGDLNFSGDRPRTIQSWDESGLVLTFSSYSKTLAGGIRLGWLSPGRFFEKAEQLKFSLGSTVAPVYQETVCRLLETKSYDRHIRRFRMQLAKQARQAIVLLGRYFPEHTFFVPPQGGYAIWVRTAEGTDMQQFYAYCEALGIRFTPGTTFSLTPNYSNYFRIVFADAFTPLREKALKAAGKGFRDL, from the coding sequence ATGAAATACAAATACGAAACGATTGCCGATACATTACGGGAAGAAATCACAGGAGGGAAGTATAAAGCAGGAGATAAATTACCCTCAGTACGGGAGCTGAAAAGCCGGCATCAAAGTAGTGTTACTACAATCCAAATGGTGTACGAATCCCTTATCGTCCAGGGTTTAGTGGAAAGCGTTCCCAAATCGGGCTATTATGTGAGCGAGGCGATACCACCAATACTACCGAAGCATCAAGCTAAAAAACAATTGCCAGATGTATTTTTTAGGGATAATCTTGCGGCAATAACAAAGCATCCGGAAAAACAATGGGCAGAGTTTAATGTAGCGATGGCAGGTGATTTGCTGGTACCTCAAAAGTTGATATTGCGCACCATGCAACACGTAATCCGAGAAAAGGGAACACGGCTTTTACGCTATTATCCTTCTAATGGATCAGAAGAACTCCGGATTCAGATTGCAGCACAGGCACGGCAGCACGCTATTTTTCTGAATCCTGAAAATTTGATTATTACCGATGGCGCTTTGCAGGCTTTATACATTGCACTTAGTGCAGTATGTATGTCTAATGACATCATTGCTGTTGAAAGTCCCTGTGTCTTTTCAGTATTGGAAGTAATCAGGATGTTAGGGTTGTCGGTAATTGAAATTCCGGTAGATCCCGAAAAGGGTTTTGATATTGATTTTCTCGAAGCTGCTATCAAAGATACTCCCGTAAAAGCAGTAGTGCTAACACCGAATTTCCATAATCCCACAGGGAAGATGTTATCCGATACAGGAAAGAAAAAAATAATAGCCATAGCCGTGGAGCACTCCATTGCAATTATTGAAAATGATATATATGGCGACCTGAATTTTTCAGGAGATCGTCCCCGAACCATACAATCGTGGGATGAAAGTGGGCTGGTGCTTACTTTTTCTTCTTATTCGAAAACACTGGCAGGGGGAATCCGGTTGGGATGGCTGTCTCCGGGGCGTTTCTTTGAAAAAGCAGAACAATTGAAATTTTCGTTGGGGAGTACTGTCGCCCCCGTTTATCAGGAGACGGTGTGCCGGTTATTGGAAACGAAAAGTTATGACAGGCACATCCGCCGTTTTAGGATGCAATTGGCCAAACAGGCCCGACAGGCTATTGTATTATTGGGACGTTATTTTCCGGAGCATACTTTTTTTGTGCCGCCGCAGGGAGGTTATGCCATATGGGTGCGTACAGCTGAAGGTACAGACATGCAACAGTTTTATGCCTATTGTGAAGCGCTGGGCATCCGCTTTACTCCAGGTACTACTTTTTCCCTGACTCCCAACTATTCTAATTATTTCCGAATTGTTTTTGCCGATGCCTTTACACCTTTGAGGGAAAAGGCACTAAAAGCCGCTGGGAAAGGTTTCCGGGATTTATAA
- a CDS encoding GNAT family N-acetyltransferase has translation MENTKIKFIIASEESMRQLKEVGSQYLHEKYSGILPVASIEAYNKKQFHTDRLIAYLNDFSNQGIMVYVDEIPVGYAFLREEKEKPAALENRKSSCIVDFVIIKEYRDSGVKNVLLQKCLQLCRSYEALWISESENAVPMLHFFKRIGFEKSGTVRNTNFSTEMVDEVLICETIPAALLKVSGN, from the coding sequence ATGGAAAATACAAAAATAAAATTTATCATTGCCTCAGAAGAAAGCATGCGTCAGTTAAAAGAAGTAGGATCGCAATACCTTCATGAAAAATATAGCGGCATTTTACCCGTTGCCTCAATTGAAGCCTACAATAAAAAACAATTCCATACCGATCGTCTGATCGCCTACCTGAACGATTTCTCGAACCAGGGCATTATGGTGTATGTCGATGAGATTCCGGTGGGCTATGCTTTTCTAAGGGAAGAAAAAGAGAAACCTGCCGCACTGGAAAACAGGAAGTCTTCCTGTATCGTCGATTTTGTAATTATAAAGGAATATCGTGATAGTGGCGTAAAAAATGTATTGTTGCAAAAATGCCTGCAGCTTTGCCGTTCATATGAAGCCTTATGGATATCAGAATCGGAAAACGCGGTACCAATGCTACACTTTTTTAAGAGAATAGGTTTCGAAAAATCAGGCACAGTACGTAATACTAATTTTAGTACTGAAATGGTGGATGAGGTTTTAATTTGTGAAACAATCCCGGCAGCACTTTTAAAAGTCTCCGGAAACTAA
- a CDS encoding serine hydrolase domain-containing protein, which yields MKNILLYLLILLMSATAIAQVISKKSESPLLEMTEAVTTGQYPGIHSILISKPGQPLHEHYFNGYSADSLHDTRSSFKSITSLLVGIAIDKGFIKNVNQKVADFFPENESFKTDPYKKEMTLKNLLEMKSGFDCEEFNETKDCEESMSQSKDWVQFSLDLPMKDLPGEKWAYTSVDPMLFSGIIEKSTGLSVMDFAKKYLFAPLHITQYRWTTDPAGHGMTAGSFYMLPKDALKLGQLVQNNGKWHGKRIVSQSWLRESTACAIPIPDFSFSRRNTIGIPQPTYYGYYWYREVIKTPELEVPLLFASGNGGQYIFIIQDMDLVVVFNQGNYNSSKAKQAFEIMARYILPTYKKKL from the coding sequence ATGAAAAACATCCTTCTTTATCTTTTGATTCTATTGATGAGTGCTACAGCTATAGCACAAGTGATTTCAAAAAAATCGGAGTCGCCGTTACTCGAAATGACCGAAGCTGTAACGACAGGCCAATACCCGGGAATCCATAGTATTTTAATTTCGAAACCAGGCCAACCTCTACATGAACACTACTTTAACGGTTATAGTGCCGATTCTTTACACGATACCCGTTCCTCATTCAAATCCATCACATCTTTATTAGTGGGCATTGCTATTGATAAAGGCTTTATAAAAAATGTCAATCAAAAAGTAGCTGATTTTTTTCCTGAAAATGAATCTTTTAAAACGGATCCTTATAAGAAGGAGATGACACTCAAAAACCTACTCGAAATGAAGTCCGGATTTGATTGTGAAGAATTTAATGAAACCAAAGACTGCGAAGAAAGCATGAGCCAAAGTAAAGACTGGGTACAATTTTCCCTGGATTTACCCATGAAAGACCTCCCTGGCGAAAAATGGGCTTATACGTCTGTCGATCCTATGCTTTTTAGTGGTATTATTGAAAAATCTACCGGACTCTCGGTCATGGATTTTGCCAAAAAATACTTGTTCGCTCCTTTACACATTACCCAATACCGATGGACAACTGACCCCGCAGGACATGGAATGACCGCAGGATCTTTTTATATGTTGCCTAAGGATGCCCTGAAGTTAGGGCAATTGGTTCAAAACAACGGGAAGTGGCATGGAAAGCGGATTGTTTCCCAAAGTTGGCTCCGGGAATCTACGGCCTGTGCCATTCCTATTCCCGACTTTTCGTTCTCCAGACGAAACACCATTGGCATTCCACAGCCTACCTATTACGGCTACTATTGGTATCGCGAAGTCATTAAAACACCGGAACTCGAAGTGCCTTTGCTTTTTGCTTCGGGCAATGGCGGACAATATATATTTATAATTCAGGACATGGATCTTGTAGTCGTTTTTAATCAGGGGAACTACAACTCTTCCAAAGCCAAACAAGCATTTGAGATTATGGCTCGTTACATACTGCCTACGTATAAGAAAAAGCTTTAG
- a CDS encoding IS1182 family transposase, which produces MRFKHYNQQQTMLLPYSFDDLIPHTHAVRIVDQVVESLNIQPLLKAYSKEGNPGYHPKMLLKVMLYAYMTNIYSSRKIELALRENINFMWLTSMTIVDHNTINRFRSDKLKESFKEIFKQVVLMLASEGLVNLKQIYTDGTKIEAQAGRYTFVWGKSIKTNKAKMLTQLEELWNYAQSIDNEDDPNPEPTEFKEISKEVIEKTVAKIDAKLSGNEKTSSKAKAKLRYIKNNFTSNLEKYEKQEAILGERNSYSKTDTQATFMRMKEDHMLNGQLKPAYNTQISTQNQIIVHYTIHQNPTDTKTLQPHLENLEQTFGKKVFKKIKEITTDAGYGSEENYDYLKQKKLKAFVKYNTFEKEQDQNYQKKHKAFSKENLYYNPEEDYYVCPMGQKMHKTYQNQKTTTTGYTQTLSHYQAKNCEGCSLRGQCFKAQGNRSIERNHNLERHKQQARELLLSEIGIQRRKQRSADVEPVFAQLKHNNGFRRFSLKGLQKVELEFGLMALGHNLRKKIAA; this is translated from the coding sequence ATGAGATTCAAACATTATAACCAACAACAAACGATGCTTCTACCTTATTCGTTTGATGATTTAATTCCACATACACATGCGGTTCGAATAGTTGACCAAGTTGTGGAATCCCTTAATATCCAGCCTCTTTTAAAAGCGTACAGTAAAGAAGGTAATCCTGGATATCATCCAAAGATGTTACTCAAAGTGATGTTGTATGCTTATATGACTAATATCTATTCTTCGAGAAAGATAGAACTTGCACTTCGTGAGAATATCAATTTTATGTGGCTTACTTCTATGACTATTGTTGATCATAATACAATTAATAGATTTAGAAGTGATAAACTAAAAGAGAGTTTTAAAGAAATCTTCAAGCAGGTAGTTTTGATGTTGGCCTCAGAAGGACTGGTGAATCTAAAACAAATTTATACCGACGGAACAAAAATAGAAGCTCAGGCCGGCAGGTACACTTTTGTGTGGGGTAAGAGCATAAAAACCAATAAAGCAAAAATGCTCACCCAGTTGGAAGAATTATGGAACTATGCCCAAAGTATCGACAATGAAGATGACCCCAACCCGGAACCAACAGAGTTCAAAGAAATCAGCAAAGAGGTAATTGAGAAAACTGTAGCTAAAATAGATGCCAAACTCTCTGGTAATGAAAAGACCAGTTCTAAAGCAAAAGCTAAATTACGCTACATAAAAAATAATTTTACTTCCAATCTTGAAAAGTATGAAAAGCAAGAAGCTATTCTGGGAGAAAGAAACAGTTACAGCAAAACTGACACCCAGGCTACTTTTATGCGCATGAAAGAAGACCATATGTTAAACGGACAGCTCAAACCAGCTTATAATACTCAAATATCTACACAAAATCAGATCATTGTTCATTATACCATCCACCAAAATCCGACCGATACTAAAACACTCCAGCCTCATTTAGAAAATTTGGAACAAACCTTTGGTAAAAAAGTATTTAAAAAGATAAAAGAAATAACTACTGACGCAGGTTATGGAAGTGAAGAAAACTACGATTATCTGAAACAGAAGAAACTCAAAGCTTTTGTGAAGTATAATACTTTTGAAAAAGAACAAGATCAAAACTACCAAAAGAAACACAAGGCTTTTAGCAAGGAAAATCTCTATTACAATCCAGAAGAAGACTATTATGTATGTCCAATGGGACAAAAAATGCATAAAACATATCAAAACCAGAAAACAACAACTACAGGATACACCCAAACCTTATCGCATTATCAGGCCAAAAACTGTGAAGGCTGTTCACTTCGAGGTCAATGTTTTAAAGCTCAGGGAAACAGAAGCATCGAGCGAAACCACAACCTTGAAAGACATAAACAACAAGCAAGGGAATTACTACTAAGTGAAATAGGAATACAAAGAAGAAAGCAACGCTCTGCCGATGTAGAGCCTGTATTCGCTCAACTCAAGCATAATAACGGTTTTAGACGGTTTTCTTTAAAAGGACTTCAAAAAGTAGAATTAGAATTCGGATTAATGGCTTTAGGTCACAACTTAAGAAAGAAAATTGCAGCATAA
- a CDS encoding GNAT family N-acetyltransferase, which produces MAIVFRSGTFHDKYKLQQLGLRSYEQFKVVLSEENWNKMNDFLSAETSYTELLGRSKCFVCESGSDLIGMAYLVPNGNPTEIFNEDWCYIRMVGVDPDFTGNGIGKKLVESCINYAKETNEKIVALHTSEFMNSARHIYENLGFNQVMELEEMFGKKYWLYLLNI; this is translated from the coding sequence ATGGCAATTGTTTTTAGATCCGGTACATTTCACGATAAATATAAACTTCAGCAATTAGGATTAAGGTCTTACGAGCAATTTAAGGTGGTCTTATCAGAAGAGAATTGGAATAAAATGAATGATTTTCTGTCTGCTGAAACTTCTTATACAGAACTTTTAGGTAGATCAAAATGCTTTGTATGTGAATCTGGAAGTGATTTGATTGGGATGGCCTATTTGGTTCCTAATGGAAATCCTACGGAAATATTTAATGAAGACTGGTGTTATATACGGATGGTTGGAGTTGACCCTGATTTCACAGGTAATGGAATCGGGAAAAAACTTGTTGAATCATGTATCAATTACGCTAAAGAAACGAACGAAAAAATCGTGGCGCTGCACACTTCTGAATTCATGAATTCGGCAAGACACATTTATGAAAATTTAGGTTTTAATCAGGTAATGGAATTGGAAGAAATGTTTGGAAAAAAATATTGGTTATACCTGCTTAATATATAA
- a CDS encoding S41 family peptidase, with the protein MKSPIMTGNKIYKTITFIFISCYSLVSYGQTESLRANRIRTDRYRQDFTFFRNILQDKYPSLYRYADKMKMDTVLDSSYASINERTSDLEFYKMFKILLSKMKDGHLYCSLPPAFETYRNEKALFFPVKLKFINSKVFVEFALNSQIPTGSEIISINNQPTNAVITELLKYIVSDGNIQTKKYQILNNFFYFYYFIAFGETPSFNVVYKLKNGQIRSSKIMADLERNIIKDEIAELAQPLLDFSVKPNHIALMTIKSFNPAELKIDFNDFLENSFQKIEVLNIKKLIIDFRGNGGGRDTYGSLLYSYLANKPFTYYKNLQTVTMEMEFDKFKNNVSSFNNLTPKMFKKVNDHQFLLGKEAHPNLEVIYPHQNYNGEVWFLIDGSSFSTTAEFCAIAYSNKRGKFIGEETGGTYDGNTSGVQYEIVLPNTKMEISFGTIRYEMDVNRAKEIGRGIIPQYKVQSTILDIINKNDVQLNLAMLLAGQKNN; encoded by the coding sequence ATGAAATCTCCAATTATGACTGGGAATAAAATTTATAAAACGATAACATTCATATTTATATCTTGCTATTCGCTAGTTTCTTATGGACAAACTGAAAGCTTGAGAGCTAACCGAATTCGTACTGATAGATACAGGCAAGATTTCACTTTTTTTAGAAATATTCTTCAAGATAAGTATCCATCACTTTACCGATATGCTGATAAAATGAAGATGGACACTGTACTTGACAGTAGCTATGCTTCCATCAATGAGAGGACATCGGATTTAGAATTTTACAAAATGTTTAAAATTTTACTAAGTAAGATGAAGGATGGACATTTATATTGCAGTTTGCCTCCTGCATTTGAAACTTACAGGAATGAAAAAGCGTTGTTCTTTCCGGTAAAACTCAAATTCATTAACAGTAAGGTATTTGTAGAATTTGCACTTAATTCTCAAATCCCTACTGGATCTGAAATCATCTCCATTAATAATCAACCTACTAATGCTGTAATAACTGAGCTGTTGAAGTATATTGTATCTGATGGAAACATCCAGACAAAAAAATATCAAATATTAAACAATTTTTTTTATTTCTATTATTTCATTGCATTTGGTGAAACACCTTCCTTTAATGTTGTGTATAAATTGAAAAATGGACAAATAAGAAGTTCGAAAATAATGGCTGATCTTGAGAGAAATATAATTAAGGATGAAATTGCAGAGCTAGCTCAACCACTTCTTGATTTTTCTGTAAAACCTAACCATATTGCGTTAATGACTATAAAAAGCTTTAATCCGGCTGAACTAAAAATTGATTTTAATGATTTTTTGGAGAATTCTTTTCAGAAAATAGAAGTCCTTAATATAAAAAAATTGATAATTGACTTTCGTGGAAATGGAGGTGGAAGAGATACCTACGGTAGTCTGCTTTATTCCTATTTAGCCAATAAGCCTTTTACATATTACAAGAACTTGCAGACAGTTACGATGGAGATGGAATTTGATAAATTCAAAAACAACGTGTCTTCCTTTAATAATTTGACCCCTAAAATGTTTAAAAAGGTTAATGATCATCAGTTTCTATTGGGAAAAGAAGCTCATCCAAATCTCGAAGTTATTTACCCGCATCAAAATTATAATGGCGAAGTATGGTTTTTGATTGATGGATCTTCTTTCTCTACAACAGCGGAATTCTGTGCGATAGCCTACAGCAATAAGCGTGGTAAGTTTATTGGAGAAGAAACGGGTGGAACTTACGATGGGAATACTTCTGGTGTACAGTATGAAATTGTTTTACCGAATACCAAAATGGAGATTTCATTTGGTACAATTAGATACGAAATGGATGTAAATAGAGCTAAGGAGATTGGAAGGGGAATCATACCGCAATATAAGGTTCAGTCGACAATCTTGGATATTATCAATAAGAATGATGTCCAACTAAATTTAGCAATGTTATTGGCAGGTCAAAAGAATAATTGA
- a CDS encoding CocE/NonD family hydrolase → MKAIINFFIYIILPLISLSIYAQELPPADKYSRKDVMIKMRDGIKLNTVIFTPKDQKVKLPFLLQRDPYQVSVMGSPEKDYYVQDMAEDGYIFVYQDIRGRYLSEGKFEMLDFGRDKTDPKSTDESTDTYDIIDWLLKNVPDNNEKVGMWGISYDAWVALIATIDPHPALKAISEQASPADMFLGDDFHHNGAFRLSYGFEYAFMEEAAKTDSLFQFENYDTYEWYLKLGSLANVNKKYFHGKLPSWNDFAKHPNYDTFWKKQSLLFHLKSPKVAIQHVAGWWDAEDFTALKRIIIHWREMMTKIRILS, encoded by the coding sequence ATGAAAGCTATTATTAATTTTTTTATCTATATTATATTACCTCTTATTAGTTTAAGTATTTACGCACAGGAACTTCCCCCAGCAGATAAGTATAGCAGAAAGGACGTTATGATTAAAATGCGTGATGGCATTAAATTAAATACCGTAATATTTACCCCTAAGGACCAAAAAGTAAAATTACCATTTCTGTTACAGCGTGACCCTTATCAAGTTAGTGTTATGGGAAGTCCGGAAAAAGATTACTATGTACAAGATATGGCTGAAGACGGCTATATTTTTGTATATCAGGATATCCGTGGAAGATATCTCTCAGAAGGAAAGTTTGAAATGCTGGATTTTGGCAGAGATAAAACTGACCCCAAATCAACTGATGAAAGTACTGACACTTACGATATCATTGATTGGTTATTAAAGAATGTACCTGATAATAACGAAAAAGTAGGAATGTGGGGAATATCTTATGATGCTTGGGTTGCTTTAATTGCCACAATAGATCCCCATCCAGCATTAAAGGCAATTTCAGAACAGGCTTCTCCGGCGGATATGTTTCTTGGGGATGATTTTCACCATAATGGGGCTTTTAGATTAAGCTATGGCTTTGAATATGCATTTATGGAAGAAGCGGCTAAAACTGACTCCCTTTTTCAATTTGAAAATTATGATACTTATGAATGGTATCTCAAATTAGGCTCTTTGGCCAATGTAAATAAAAAATATTTCCATGGTAAATTACCAAGTTGGAATGATTTCGCCAAACATCCGAACTATGATACATTTTGGAAAAAGCAATCTCTTTTATTTCACCTTAAAAGCCCAAAAGTCGCCATCCAACATGTTGCAGGTTGGTGGGATGCCGAAGATTTTACGGCCCTCAAGCGGATTATCATACACTGGAGAGAAATGATGACCAAGATCAGAATATTATCATAA
- a CDS encoding CocE/NonD family hydrolase → MGCRRFYGPQADYHTLERNDDQDQNIIIIGPWNHGGWAMGPGNKLGNLDFGIETGPFFRKEIQAKWFAYHLKGKGDGKFPEATVFQTGSNQWKNYTAWPPKNTTLKNIYFHSNGKLSFEKPDSQEQSNSDSFVSDPAKPVPYRARPIEATYSRDSRWSNWLTEDQRFVHNRPDVLSWETEALKDDLTITGNVMAKIYAATSGSDADWVVKLIDVYPAIDIKDPKMSGYQMMIANDVFRGRFRNSFSNPEPITPNKVELYTIDLHGTDHVFKKGHKIMVQIQSSLFPIIDRNPQKYVPNIFEAKESDFQTAIHKVFHSLKFSSSLVLPMVQ, encoded by the coding sequence GTGGGATGCCGAAGATTTTACGGCCCTCAAGCGGATTATCATACACTGGAGAGAAATGATGACCAAGATCAGAATATTATCATAATAGGCCCATGGAATCATGGTGGCTGGGCAATGGGACCAGGAAATAAACTGGGTAATCTTGATTTTGGAATAGAAACAGGGCCGTTTTTCAGAAAAGAGATACAGGCTAAATGGTTTGCTTACCATTTGAAGGGCAAGGGAGATGGAAAATTTCCTGAAGCTACTGTTTTTCAGACAGGTTCAAATCAGTGGAAAAATTACACTGCTTGGCCTCCTAAAAACACAACCCTTAAAAATATATATTTTCATTCTAATGGAAAACTCTCTTTCGAAAAGCCGGATTCTCAAGAGCAATCAAATTCAGACAGTTTTGTTTCTGATCCCGCTAAGCCTGTTCCTTATCGTGCTCGACCGATTGAAGCGACTTACAGTCGGGATTCACGTTGGAGTAACTGGTTAACCGAAGATCAACGCTTTGTTCATAATCGTCCGGATGTATTGAGTTGGGAAACGGAAGCTTTGAAGGATGATCTTACAATTACAGGAAATGTAATGGCTAAAATTTATGCAGCGACTTCAGGAAGCGATGCAGATTGGGTAGTGAAACTGATTGATGTTTACCCCGCAATTGATATTAAAGACCCTAAAATGTCTGGTTATCAGATGATGATTGCTAATGATGTTTTTAGAGGAAGATTTAGAAACAGTTTCTCTAATCCCGAACCCATAACACCAAATAAGGTAGAACTTTATACGATAGATCTACATGGTACAGATCACGTTTTTAAAAAAGGTCACAAAATAATGGTGCAAATTCAAAGTAGCTTGTTTCCTATTATTGATCGAAATCCTCAAAAATATGTACCCAATATATTCGAAGCAAAAGAAAGCGATTTTCAAACCGCCATTCACAAAGTATTCCATTCCTTAAAATTTTCTTCTTCACTCGTCTTGCCTATGGTGCAATGA
- a CDS encoding cupin domain-containing protein, with translation MAIKSTKNSEHYIWGDNCDGWHLLKSDSLSIIQEKMPAHTSEGLHFHSIAQQFFFILKGIATFQIEGEVFEVNENKGFHILPNQKHQIFNHSELTLEFLVISEPKSHGDRTNL, from the coding sequence ATGGCAATAAAAAGCACAAAGAATTCGGAGCATTATATTTGGGGAGATAACTGTGACGGTTGGCACTTACTTAAATCGGATTCATTAAGTATAATTCAAGAAAAGATGCCTGCTCATACTAGTGAAGGGTTACACTTTCATAGCATTGCGCAACAATTTTTTTTTATTTTAAAAGGTATAGCAACTTTTCAAATCGAAGGAGAGGTCTTTGAGGTGAATGAGAATAAAGGCTTTCATATTCTCCCCAATCAAAAACATCAAATATTCAATCACTCCGAATTAACATTGGAATTTTTAGTTATTTCAGAGCCAAAATCACATGGAGATAGAACAAATTTATAA